From the Mammaliicoccus sciuri genome, the window AATTACTTAGATGAAGGTGAGTTTTACGAAGTAGAAACACCTGTATTAACTAAATCAACGCCAGAAGGTGCAAGAGACTATTTAGTACCATCTCGTGTACATGATGGAGAATTCTATGCTTTACCTCAATCTCCACAAATATTTAAACAATTATTAATGATTGGTGGATTTGATAAATACTATCAAATCGTTAAATGTTTTAGAGACGAAGATTTAAGAGCTGATAGACAACCTGAATTTACGCAAATCGATATCGAGATGAGCTTTGTCGATCAAGAAGACGTTATCAAAATGAATGAAGGTCTTATGAAACGTATCATGAAAGATGTAAAAGGTATTGATATTACAACACCATTTCCACGTATGACATACGCTGAAGCAATGGAAAGATACGGAATTGATAAGCCAGATACAAGATTTGGTATGGAACTGATTAACTTATCAGAACTTGCTTCAAAAATGGACTTTAAAGTGTTTAAATCTGCAGTTGAAAATGGTGGAGAAGTTAAAGCAATCGTCGTTGAAGAAGGTGCAGCTGACTACTCTAGAAAAGATATCGACCAATTACAATCATTTGCAAGTATTTATGGTGCTAAAGGTTTAGCGTGGGTTAAAGTAACAGACGAAGGCTTAAACGGTCCAATTAGCAAATTCTTTGATGAAGACATTACTGCTGAGTTATTAAATCAAACTGAAGCTAAAGCTGGAGACTTAGTATTATTTGTAGCAGACAAAAAAGATGTCGTAGCAGCAAGTTTAGCGCAGTTAAGAAATAAACTTGGTAAAGATCGTGGTTTAATTGACCCAAATAAATATAATTTCTTATGGGTAACTGATTGGCCCTTATTTGAATACGATGAAGAATCAGAACGTTACGTTGCAGCACACCATCCATTTACTGCACCTAAAAAAGAGCATGAAGCAATGCTTGAAACGGATCCAACAAATGTTGAAGCGAATGCATATGATATCGTTTTAAATGGTTTCGAATTAGGTGGAGGATCTATTAGAATTCATAAATCAGAACTACAAGAAAAAATGTTTAAAGCGCTTGGCTTCACTGAAGAGCAAGCACAAGAACAATTTGGATTCTTAATTGAAGCGTTCAAATATGGTGCCCCACCACATGGCGGAATTGCTTTAGGTTTAGATAGATTAGTTATGTTATTGTCAGGAAGAACAAACTTAAGAGATACAATTGCATTCCCTAAAACAGCAAGTGCCTCTTGTCTATTAACAGATGCGCCAAGTGAAGTATCTAACAGTCAGTTACATGAA encodes:
- the aspS gene encoding aspartate--tRNA ligase, whose product is MEKRTTYAGKITEEYIGQTVTLNGWVQKRRDLGGLIFVDLRDREGIVQIVFNPDFSQEALSVAEKIRSEYVIQVKGLVTERDEKSINDKIKTGKVEVQVSEITILNESETPPFSITDMNDIDENVRLKYRYIDLRRESLTQTFKMRHQITRAVRNYLDEGEFYEVETPVLTKSTPEGARDYLVPSRVHDGEFYALPQSPQIFKQLLMIGGFDKYYQIVKCFRDEDLRADRQPEFTQIDIEMSFVDQEDVIKMNEGLMKRIMKDVKGIDITTPFPRMTYAEAMERYGIDKPDTRFGMELINLSELASKMDFKVFKSAVENGGEVKAIVVEEGAADYSRKDIDQLQSFASIYGAKGLAWVKVTDEGLNGPISKFFDEDITAELLNQTEAKAGDLVLFVADKKDVVAASLAQLRNKLGKDRGLIDPNKYNFLWVTDWPLFEYDEESERYVAAHHPFTAPKKEHEAMLETDPTNVEANAYDIVLNGFELGGGSIRIHKSELQEKMFKALGFTEEQAQEQFGFLIEAFKYGAPPHGGIALGLDRLVMLLSGRTNLRDTIAFPKTASASCLLTDAPSEVSNSQLHELHLQLDLDEK